A genome region from Arachis duranensis cultivar V14167 chromosome 6, aradu.V14167.gnm2.J7QH, whole genome shotgun sequence includes the following:
- the LOC107494960 gene encoding SNF2 domain-containing protein CLASSY 4-like: MVIVNGVASRTRSKKKERSLNPSPCVGSGSRTLSSSSSKSSERKKGKRKAEVDVEVVEFDYEAFHERWMMEPRQPLEMPPPRDVIELSDDSDDNAAAEGLQKLHRGYVNEEKKEEVQERNVFPIDGAGTSANDPIIVGLSDTSSDEGTDDSNEGRGRSLDWDFGLSSESEDTDNSDDEDFRVEDEGEGSASASASASTSASSSDDSGSSSFDDEDEEEEKEKRRCKRRKKEKKRKEPTFESHSNKVLRCDEVIVETECSGICKKNGENKNNSSSTENNVFDHQPEKMLPKDADCASVLFGERNTEGCSSEKNEDKEINVAKKPVEVCSSKKNEDKEENVVKKPVEGCSLKKNEDKEKNVAKKPVEGCSSKKNEDKEKNVAKKPVEGCSSKKSEDKGKKVAKKPMPAGNRARKRVERTGENVGADIEASSQKRSRPSPPEEDDSEKDEKKPVKQKGRESVSDFLAKDKGDSPMIDERVPMNDERMESAEEERENKKEGEAEGKHKAGADCESSYKEREQHRVTTNPSWPKEAPLIELLAECFWIKHNPDNVHKQDTISKEPALDVQRKFFFQKKVPIEKTESEKERDMLWEEMDALLRLGEVDSLVGCVENVETQQNIEAPATNCKHKFVHDEETGIYCILCHWMVIDIKGMPVPFVSEYPREGSRKKLLSDGPNGLCFDEAPFGVREGGYSNKEGTVWDLIPADTKQNLYAHQLEGFEFLWKNLAGTMELPKLKSCDLNSTGGCIISHAPGTGKTRLTIVFLQTYLEVFPDCHPMIIAPASLLLTWEDEFRKWDNEIPFHNLSNQDTSGKEHRVAWSKVGGSAPSQEDIRMVKLYSWFKERSILGISYSLFQRLTGLKRDKSLKENAARGVMGKILLEVPGLLVLDEGHTPRNQSSQIWKVLSEIQTHKRIILSGTPFQNNFLELYNTICVVRPSFPDTIPPELKKFCQRRLMQEKKESKGFSWEPVSSIRTENLNDENIKQLKQLMDPFVHVHKGSILQKNLPGLKDCVVTLMPGDLQKKLLEGIEGHPNTLPFDSKSALVSVHPSLFLCCTLSPKERALVEMEHLKDLKLNPNVGVKTRFLVEFVRICDAMNEKVLVFSQFLDPLTLIMEQLKSIFNWTEKKEVFYMSGKLDKNQRQLLIHSFNDPNSQAKILLASTKACCEGISLVGASRVVLLDVVWNPSVERQAISRAYRLGQKKVVYTYHLITHGTTEYTKYCHQAKKDRLSELVFSAKNTEQDEPKSSAVEFEDEILDNMVRHGKLRDLFGDCVVQPKDCDLIDNLDPKIS; encoded by the exons ATGGTGATCGTTAATGGTGTTGCTAGCAGAACAAGGAGCAAGAAGAAAGAGAGGTCTTTGAATCCGTCACCGTGTGTTGGATCAGGATCCCGAACATTGTCTTCGTCGTCATCAAAGTCCAGCGAGAGAAAGAAGGGGAAAAGAAAGGctgaagttgatgttgaggttGTGGAATTTGACTATGAGGCTTTCCATGAAAGATGGATGATGGAACCTCGGCAACCTCTTGAGATGCCTCCACCAAGAGACGTGATTGAACTCAGCGATGATAGTGATGATAATGCAGCTGCTGAGGGGTTGCAGAAGCTTCATCGTGGGTATGTTaatgaagagaagaaggaagaagttcAAGAAAGAAACGTGTTTCCTATTGATGGTGCTGGAACTTCTGCCAACGATCCTATAATCGTTGGTTTGAGTGATACTAGTAGTGATGAAGGCACTGATGACAGTAATGAGGGCCGTGGAAGAAGTTTGGACTGGGATTTTGGATTATCAAGTGAGTCAGAGGACACTGATAACAGTGATGATGAAGATTTCAGAGTGGAGGATGAGGGAGAAGGTTCAGCTTCAGCATCAGCTTCAGCATCAACTTCAGCTTCAAGCAGTGATGATAGTGGTTCAAGTTCTtttgatgatgaggatgaagaggAGGAAAAGGAGAAGAGGAGATGtaagaggaggaagaaggagaagaagagaaaagagccAACTTTTGAGTCTCATAGCAATAAAGTTTTGCGCTGCGACGAGGTGATTGTGGAAACTGAATGCTCTGGAATTTGCAAGAAGAATGGTGAGAATAAGAACAATTCATCGTCAACCGAGAATAATGTATTTGATCATCAGCCAGAGAAAATGCTACCAAAGGATGCAGATTGTGCTAGTGTTCTCTTTGGAGAACGCAATACGGAGGGTTGTTCTtcagaaaaaaatgaagataagGAAATTAATGTAGCTAAGAAACCAGTGGAGGtttgttcttcaaaaaagaatgAAGATAAGGAAGAGAATGTAGTTAAGAAACCAGTGGAGGGTTGTTCTTTAAAAAAGAATGAAGATAAGGAAAAGAATGTAGCTAAGAAACCAGTGGAGGGttgttcttcaaaaaagaatgAAGATAAGGAAAAGAATGTGGCTAAGAAACCAGTGGAGGGTTGTTCTTCAAAGAAGAGCGAAGACAAAGGAAAGAAGGTGGCAAAGAAACCAATGCCTGCGGGGAATAGAGCACGGAAGAGAGTGGAAAGAACAGGAGAAAATGTTGGTGCTGATATTGAAGCCTCTTCCCAAAAGCGTTCGCGTCCATCCCCACCTGAGGAGGATGATTCAGAAAAGGATGAAAAGAAACCGGTAAAACAGAAGGGTCGTGAAAGTGTGTCTGATTTTTTGGCAAAGGACAAAGGGGACTCGCCGATGATCGATGAAAGAGTGCCGATGAATGATGAAAGAATGGAGAGTGcagaggaagagagggagaacAAGAAGGAAGGAGAGGCTGAAGGGAAGCATAAGGCCGGGGCAGATTGCGAAAGTAGTTACAAAGAGAGGGAGCAACATAGAGTGACAACAAATCCATCTTGGCCAAAGGAGGCACCGTTGATTGAACTTCTTGCTGAATGCTTTTGGATTAAGCATAATCCAGATAATGTTCATAAGCAAGATACAATCTCAAAGGAACCAGCTCTCGATGTtcagagaaaatttttttttcaaaagaaagtgCCAATTGAAAAAACTGAATCTGAGAAGGAGAGGGATATGTTGTGGGAAGAAATGGATGCTTTGCTCAGACTAGGTGAAGTTGACTCCTTG GTTGGCTGTGTTGAGAATGTCGAAACACAACAGAACATAGAGGCTCCGGCAACCAATTGTAAGCACAAGTTTGTCCATGATGAAGAGACTGGAATATATTGCATACTCTGCCATTGGATGGTCATAGACATAAAAGGCATGCCGGTACCCTTT GTGAGTGAGTATCCAAGAGAAGGATCAAGAAAGAAGCTGCTATCTGATGGGCCTAATGGCTTATGCTTTGATGAGGCTCCATTTGGTGTCCGAGAAGGTGGTTACTCTAACAAGGAAGGCACAGTTTGGGACCTGATTCCAGCAGATACTAAGCAAAACCTGTATGCTCATCAGCTTGAAGGTTTTGAATTCCTTTGGAAAAACTTGGCAggaaccatggagcttcctaaATTGAAGAGTTGTGACTTGAACAGCACGGGTGGATGCATCATTTCTCATGCTCCAGGGACCGGAAAGACACGGCTGACCATCGTGTTCCTCCAGACATACTTGGAAGTGTTTCCAGATTGCCATCCCATGATTATTGCTCCTGCTAGCTTACTGCTAACTTGGGAAGATGAGTTCAGAAAGTGGGACAATGAGATTCCGTTCCATAATTTGAGCAATCAAGACACATCAGGAAAAGAGCACCGAGTTGCATGGAGCAAAGTTGGAGGGTCTGCTCCAAGCCAGGAAGATATCCGGATGGTGAAGCTGTATTCTTGGTTCAAAGAACGAAGTATTCTTGGAATCAGCTACAGCCTATTTCAGAGGCTTACCGGCTTGAAGCGTGATAAAAGCTTGAAGGAGAATGCTGCCAGAGGGGTCATGGGAAAAATCCTGCTTGAAGTTCCTGGATTGTTGGTATTGGATGAAGGACACACGCCACGAAATCAGAGTAGTCAGATTTGGAAGGTTCTTTCTGAGATTCAAACTCACAAGAGAATCATCCTTTCCGGGACTCCTTTCCAGAACAATTTTCTGGAGCTTTACAATACAATCTGCGTGGTCAGACCGTCCTTTCCGGATACCATACCTCCTGAGCTTAAAAAGTTCTGCCAAAGAAGATTGatgcaagagaagaaagaatctAAAGGTTTCAGTTGGGAACCAGTTTCTTCAATCAGAACTGAGAATCTAAATGATGAGAATATCAAGCAGTTGAAGCAGCTGATGGATCCATTTGTGCATGTTCACAAAGGCAGTATTCTTCAGAAGAATCTTCCTGGCTTGAAAGATTGTGTGGTGACTTTGATGCCGGGTGATTTGCAGAAAAAACTTCTTGAGGGCATTGAAGGACATCCGAACACACTGCCTTTTGATAGCAAGTCGGCCTTGGTGTCCGTCCATCCATCCCTTTTCCTTTGCTGCACTCTTTCACCTAAGGAAAGAGCTCTTGTTGAGATGGAACATTTGAAAGACCTCAAACTGAATCCGAATGTTGGCGTCAAAACAAGATTTTTGGTGGAGTTTGTAAGGATCTGTGATGCAATGAATGAGAAAGTGCTTGTGTTCAGCCAGTTCCTTGATCCTTTGACTTTAATCATGGAGCAATTAAAGTCAATTTTCAATTGGACTGAGAAAAAAGAAGTTTTCTACATGAGTGGAAAGCTGGATAAGAACCAAAGGCAGTTACTCATTCATTCCTTCAATGATCCAAACAGCCAAGCAAAAATCTTGCTTGCATCCACTAAAGCTTGCTGTGAAGGAATCAGTCTGGTTGGTGCTTCCAGGGTGGTGCTGCTAGATGTGGTTTGGAACCCCTCGGTCGAAAGGCAAGCTATCAGCCGTGCTTATAGGCTGGGGCAAAAGAAGGTGGTCTACACTTATCATCTCATAACACATGGGACCACCGAGTACACAAAATACTGCCATCAGGCCAAGAAGGACCGGTTGTCTGAACTAGTCTTTTCAGCAAAGAACACTGAACAGGATGAGCCCAAGAGTTCCGCCGTGGAATTCGAGGATGAAATTCTCGATAACATGGTGCGTCATGGGAAACTGAGGGACTTGTTTGGTGACTGTGTGGTGCAGCCAAAGGACTGTGATTTGATTGATAATTTGGATCCTAAAATTTCCTGA
- the LOC107494978 gene encoding UMP-CMP kinase 3-like: METADEARNQGSSVSILEKNPRVVFVLGGPGSGKGTQCTNIAKLFGYTHLSAGDLLRAESESDSENGIMIKNVMKEGKIVPSEVTVKLLQQAMWKIGKDKFLIDGFPRNDENRAAFENVTGIEPAFVLYFDCPVEEMERRLLNRNQAREDDKIETIKKRFKVFLESNPPVISYYSEKGKVRKIDAARSIDQVFESVKTIFEAQD, translated from the exons ATGGAAACAGCTGATGAAGCTCGAAACCAG GGTTCAAGTGTAAGCATTTTAGAGAAAAATCCTAGAGTTGTTTTTGTATTAG GTGGCCCAGGCAGTGGGAAAGGAACACAATGTACAAACATTGCCAAACTGTTTGGTTATACTCACCTCAGTGCTGGAGATCTTCTGCGAGCAGAGTCCGAATCTGATTCGGAAAATGG AATAATGATAAAGAATGTGATGAAAGAAGGGAAAATTGTTCCTTCAGAGGTGACAGTGAAGCTTCTGCAACAAGCAATGTGGAAAATTGGCAAGGACAAATTTCTCATTGATGGCTTTCCTCGTAACGACGAAAATCGAGCAGCATTTGAGAATGTG ACTGGAATAGAGCCAGCTTTTGTTCTGTATTTCGATTGTCCCGTGGAAGAGATGGAGCGACGTCTTCTTAATAGGAACCAA GCAAGAGAGGATGACAAGATTGAAACAATAAAGAAGCGATTTAAGGTTTTCTTGGAGTCTAATCCACCCGTAATTTCTTATTATAGCGAGAAAGGAAAAGTTCGCAAG ATTGATGCAGCAAGGTCGATTGATCAGGTTTTTGAGTCAGTCAAGACAATTTTCGAAGCACAAGACTAG